Proteins from a genomic interval of Rosa chinensis cultivar Old Blush chromosome 2, RchiOBHm-V2, whole genome shotgun sequence:
- the LOC112188954 gene encoding uncharacterized protein LOC112188954 isoform X2: MVKSNGGFEFVGDTEKDLFNKIEAEPRAKLFNQGEETAPIVEVSADTASTLLQQIAGLTSIATEQSLKARDEILRLKRDSELALKTKEAEAAVLKGELAECRRELELVKSADKYRYRTIEEVGGNSKKQ, translated from the exons ATGGTGAAAAGCAATGGGGGGTTTGAGTTTGTGGGAGACACTGAGAAGGATCTTTTCAACaagatagaggcagagccaagGGCCAAATTGTTTAATCAG GGGGAAGAAACTGCACCAATAGTGGAG GTTAGTGCCGACACAGCGTCAACATTACTTCAGCAGATTGCTGGTCTGACATCAATAGCAACAGAGCAGTCGCTAAAGGCGCGTGACGAGATTTTGCGCCTGAAGAGGGACAGT GAGCTGGCACTCAAGACAAAGGAAGCTGAAGCTGCGGTGCTGAAGGGGGAATTA GCTGAGTGTCGGCGAGAGTTGGAATTGGTGAAGTCGGCAGATAAATATAGGTACAGAACCATCGAAGAGGTTGGCGGGAATTCTAAAAAGCAG TGA
- the LOC112188954 gene encoding uncharacterized protein LOC112188954 isoform X1 — MVKSNGGFEFVGDTEKDLFNKIEAEPRAKLFNQGEETAPIVEVSADTASTLLQQIAGLTSIATEQSLKARDEILRLKRDSELALKTKEAEAAVLKGELAECRRELELVKSADKYRYRTIEEVGGNSKKQITEDNYNRGQSPEGGADIQL; from the exons ATGGTGAAAAGCAATGGGGGGTTTGAGTTTGTGGGAGACACTGAGAAGGATCTTTTCAACaagatagaggcagagccaagGGCCAAATTGTTTAATCAG GGGGAAGAAACTGCACCAATAGTGGAG GTTAGTGCCGACACAGCGTCAACATTACTTCAGCAGATTGCTGGTCTGACATCAATAGCAACAGAGCAGTCGCTAAAGGCGCGTGACGAGATTTTGCGCCTGAAGAGGGACAGT GAGCTGGCACTCAAGACAAAGGAAGCTGAAGCTGCGGTGCTGAAGGGGGAATTA GCTGAGTGTCGGCGAGAGTTGGAATTGGTGAAGTCGGCAGATAAATATAGGTACAGAACCATCGAAGAGGTTGGCGGGAATTCTAAAAAGCAG ATTACAGAGGATAACTACAATAGGGGTCAA